One stretch of Castor canadensis chromosome 12, mCasCan1.hap1v2, whole genome shotgun sequence DNA includes these proteins:
- the Inka2 gene encoding PAK4-inhibitor INKA2: MDCYLRRLKQELMSMKEVGDGLQDQMNCMMGALQELKLLQVQTALEQLEISGGGPVPSCPESPQTKPEHPCWEGGGCPSRPSTGSPSSQPSFGSSTKFLCHRSVCGRDVSPLPRTQLPEHQSCAQQGPEQVDPDDWTSTLMSRGRNRQPLVLGDNVFADLVGNWLDLPELEKGGEKSETEATGEPKAEKGQPRELGRKFALTANIFRKFLRSVRPDRDRLLKEKPGWVTPMVSEPRVGRSQKVKKRSHSKGSGHFPFPSTGEPRQGENPSSSPKTMEPSPSGFDINTAVWV, translated from the exons ATGGACTGCTATTTGCGTCGCCTCAAACAGGAGCTG ATGTCCATGAAGGAGGTGGGTGATGGTTTGCAGGACCAGATGAACTGCATGATGGGTGCATTACAAGAATTGAAGCTCCTGCAGGTGCAGACGGCTTTGGAACAGCTGGAGATCTCTGGAGGGGGTCCTGTCCCCAGCTGCCCTGAAAGCCCACAGACAAAGCCTGAGCACCCTTGCTGGGAGGGTGGCGGATGTCCCTCCAGGCCTTCTACTGGCTCCCCCTCCAGCCAACCCTCTTTTGGCAGCAGTACCAAGTTTCTGTGCCATAGGAGTGTCTGTGGGAGAGATGTCAGCCCCCTGCCCAGGACACAGCTGCCAGAGCACCAAAGCTGTGCTCAGCAGGGGCCTGAGCAGGTGGACCCGGATGACTGGACCTCCACACTGATGTCACGGGGCAGGAATCGGCAGCCTCTGGTGTTAGGGGATAATGTTTTTGCAGACCTAGTAGGCAACTGGCTAGACTTGCCAGAACTggagaaaggtggggaaaagagtGAGACTGAGGCGACAGGCGAGCCCAAAGCAGAGAAAGGTCAGCCTCGGGAGCTGGGCCGCAAGTTCGCTCTGACAGCGAACATCTTTAGGAAGTTCTTGCGCAGTGTGCGGCCTGACCGTGACCGGCTCCTCAAGGAGAAGCCAGGCTGGGTGACACCAATGGTCTCTGAGCCCCGAGTGGGACGTTCCCAGAAGGTCAAGAAGCGGAGCCATTCCAAGGGCTCTGGAcatttccccttcccaagcacagGGGAGCCCAGGCAAGGGGAAAACCCCTCAAGCAGCCCCAAGACCATGGAGCCCTCGCCCTCGGGCTTTGACATTAACACAGCTGTTTGGGTCTGA